Proteins co-encoded in one Selenihalanaerobacter shriftii genomic window:
- the plsX gene encoding phosphate acyltransferase PlsX: MRIAVDVMGGDHGPGEIIKGAVQALPELSGKVVLVGPTEIIKDELSSHKYNTNKLDIEEAPEVIEMGESPTKALRKKKKSSIVVGANLVRKGKADALVSAGSTGAVMAAGLLKVGRIKGVKRPAISTVMPALKGETLVLDVGANVDSKPENLVQYALMGNVYAEQILHKPEPKVGLLSVGEEEKKGNELTKGSHKLLKNLDINFIGNVEGRDIFAGDCDVVVCDGFVGNIVLKTAEGLGNALFKMLKSELDESMLAKVGALLMKSGLKNLKKKMDYAEYGGAPLLGVNGVVIISHGSSKSKAIKNAIQVAQESIKKQVVSRIKENINERTGEING, from the coding sequence GTGCGAATAGCAGTTGATGTTATGGGTGGGGATCATGGTCCTGGTGAAATTATTAAAGGGGCGGTCCAGGCTTTGCCGGAATTAAGTGGAAAAGTAGTCTTAGTAGGACCAACAGAAATAATTAAAGATGAATTAAGTAGTCATAAATATAATACTAATAAACTAGATATTGAAGAAGCCCCAGAAGTAATTGAGATGGGAGAGTCTCCAACTAAGGCGCTTCGTAAGAAGAAGAAGTCTTCAATTGTAGTAGGAGCTAATTTAGTTCGGAAAGGTAAAGCAGATGCTCTAGTTTCAGCCGGTAGTACAGGTGCTGTTATGGCAGCAGGATTATTAAAGGTAGGTAGAATAAAAGGAGTAAAACGGCCGGCGATTTCTACAGTAATGCCTGCGTTAAAAGGTGAAACATTAGTTTTAGATGTAGGAGCTAATGTAGATAGTAAGCCTGAAAATTTAGTTCAATATGCATTAATGGGCAATGTTTATGCAGAACAGATATTACATAAACCGGAACCTAAAGTGGGATTACTAAGTGTAGGTGAAGAAGAGAAAAAAGGAAATGAGTTAACAAAAGGAAGTCATAAATTACTTAAAAATTTAGATATTAATTTTATTGGTAATGTAGAAGGTAGAGATATCTTTGCTGGTGATTGTGATGTGGTAGTCTGTGATGGGTTTGTTGGTAATATCGTTTTAAAGACTGCAGAAGGATTAGGTAATGCCCTATTTAAAATGTTAAAATCAGAATTAGATGAAAGTATGCTTGCTAAAGTAGGGGCACTCTTAATGAAATCAGGGTTGAAAAATTTAAAGAAGAAGATGGACTATGCCGAATATGGTGGTGCTCCATTGCTAGGAGTTAATGGAGTCGTAATTATCAGTCACGGTAGTTCTAAAAGTAAAGCTATTAAGAATGCTATTCAGGTAGCCCAAGAATCAATCAAAAAGCAGGTTGTAAGTAGAATTAAGGAAAACATCAATGAAAGGACTGGTGAAATTAATGGCTAA
- the fapR gene encoding transcription factor FapR, producing the protein MSRKLSKADRQKVLVKRIEENPFLTDRELADIFRVSIQTIRLDRLELNIPEVRKRTKNLAKQAYSKVKSINDSEIIGELIGIELNKSGVSILETNADMGLEKSKIVRGHHIFAQANSLAVAILDTDVALTGVAKTKFKKPVYIGDRLIAEANLHNIKRNRFQVRVKTKVDQKEVFSGRFVVFSRDKLSEGGR; encoded by the coding sequence ATGAGTAGGAAGCTATCAAAAGCAGATCGACAGAAGGTTTTAGTAAAGAGAATAGAGGAGAATCCGTTTTTAACTGACCGAGAGTTAGCTGACATTTTTAGAGTAAGCATTCAAACAATTCGTTTAGATAGATTAGAGTTAAATATACCAGAAGTTAGAAAGAGAACTAAGAACTTAGCTAAACAAGCATATTCTAAGGTCAAGTCAATTAATGATTCTGAAATCATCGGAGAATTAATAGGTATAGAGTTAAACAAATCAGGAGTGTCTATACTAGAAACAAATGCTGATATGGGATTAGAGAAGAGTAAGATAGTAAGAGGGCATCATATTTTTGCTCAAGCTAATTCATTAGCTGTAGCTATTTTAGACACAGATGTGGCTTTAACTGGAGTTGCTAAGACTAAATTTAAGAAACCGGTTTACATAGGAGATAGATTAATTGCAGAGGCTAATTTACATAATATAAAAAGGAATAGATTTCAAGTTAGAGTAAAGACTAAAGTAGATCAAAAAGAAGTCTTTAGCGGAAGATTTGTTGTTTTTTCTAGAGATAAATTGAGCGAAGGAGGACGGTAA
- the rpmF gene encoding 50S ribosomal protein L32 has protein sequence MAVPKRRTSKTRKRKRRTHWKLNAPNLVECSQCGESKLSHRVCKECGYYNGRPVK, from the coding sequence ATGGCAGTACCTAAGCGACGTACTTCAAAGACTAGAAAGAGAAAGAGAAGAACTCACTGGAAATTGAACGCACCTAATTTAGTAGAGTGTTCACAATGTGGTGAGTCAAAGTTATCCCATAGAGTATGTAAAGAATGTGGATATTATAATGGACGTCCTGTTAAGTAA
- a CDS encoding YceD family protein: MIINISDIRENLGAIKEVKLEEEIEDIQFQDREIQIDGPAKMAFQVINTEDSFLVVGDIDLNLNVKCSRCLDEFTLPVTAKLEEEVEKDRVELSGAASINIEEEIEDNVFLAIPMKPVCDEDCAGICPSCGQDLNEGDCDCFMHTVDPRLAKLEQLLDKD, from the coding sequence ATGATAATTAATATTAGTGATATTAGAGAGAACCTCGGTGCGATTAAAGAAGTAAAATTAGAAGAAGAGATTGAAGATATTCAATTTCAAGATAGAGAGATTCAAATTGATGGTCCAGCAAAGATGGCTTTCCAAGTAATTAATACTGAAGATTCATTTTTAGTAGTAGGAGACATAGACTTGAACTTAAATGTTAAGTGTAGTAGATGCTTAGATGAGTTTACTTTGCCAGTAACAGCTAAGTTAGAAGAAGAGGTAGAAAAAGATAGAGTCGAGCTATCTGGAGCAGCATCAATTAATATTGAAGAAGAAATTGAAGATAATGTTTTCTTAGCAATCCCAATGAAGCCGGTTTGTGATGAAGATTGTGCTGGGATATGTCCTAGCTGTGGTCAGGACCTAAATGAAGGTGATTGTGATTGTTTTATGCATACAGTAGATCCGCGATTAGCTAAATTAGAGCAATTATTAGATAAAGATTAA
- a CDS encoding acetate/propionate family kinase, which produces MKVLVLNCGSSSLKYQLINMKDESVLAKGLVERIGIEGAFLEHEPTEGEDVKIENEIADHSVAIKMVINALLDGDHGVINSMDEINAVGHRVVHGGEKFADSVLIDDEVYNAIDDVKDLAPLHNPPNLLGIEVSQELMPKTPDVAVFDTAFHQTMPAKSYMYALPYELYEKYGVRRYGFHGTSHKYVSQKAAEILDKPIEDLKIITCHLGNGASMAAVDGGKVMDTSMGLTPLEGLVMGTRCGDIDPAIIPFIMEKEDLNAKEVDNLMNKRSGVAGVSDISNDFRDLEEATAKGDEKAKLAIDLFCQRVKKYIGSYSAILGGVDAIVFTAGIGENGIEIREQILKGLEYLGVKLDTEKNDIRGKEQVISMDDSETKAMVIPTNEELMIARDTKRLVTI; this is translated from the coding sequence ATGAAAGTTCTAGTATTAAATTGTGGAAGTTCATCGCTTAAGTATCAACTAATTAACATGAAAGACGAATCAGTATTAGCTAAAGGATTAGTAGAGAGGATTGGAATTGAAGGTGCTTTCTTAGAACATGAGCCGACTGAAGGAGAAGACGTAAAGATAGAAAATGAAATTGCTGACCATAGTGTAGCCATTAAGATGGTAATTAATGCATTATTAGATGGTGATCATGGAGTAATAAATAGTATGGATGAAATCAATGCTGTTGGTCATCGAGTAGTTCATGGTGGGGAGAAATTTGCAGATTCTGTATTAATCGATGATGAAGTTTACAATGCAATTGATGACGTAAAAGATTTAGCACCACTACATAATCCACCTAATTTATTAGGAATTGAAGTTAGTCAAGAATTGATGCCTAAGACTCCGGATGTAGCTGTATTTGATACTGCTTTCCACCAAACTATGCCGGCTAAGTCTTATATGTATGCTCTACCTTATGAATTATATGAAAAATACGGCGTGCGTCGTTATGGTTTCCATGGTACTTCTCATAAATATGTTTCTCAAAAAGCTGCTGAAATTTTAGACAAGCCTATTGAGGATTTAAAGATTATTACTTGCCATTTAGGAAATGGTGCGAGTATGGCTGCTGTTGATGGGGGTAAGGTAATGGATACTAGTATGGGATTAACTCCTTTAGAAGGATTAGTAATGGGTACTCGTTGTGGAGATATTGATCCTGCAATTATTCCATTTATTATGGAAAAAGAAGATTTAAATGCTAAAGAAGTAGATAACTTAATGAATAAAAGGAGCGGAGTAGCAGGTGTTTCCGATATTAGTAATGACTTTAGAGATTTAGAAGAAGCTACTGCAAAAGGAGATGAAAAAGCTAAATTAGCTATTGATCTTTTCTGCCAACGAGTTAAGAAGTATATTGGTTCTTATTCTGCTATATTAGGAGGGGTAGATGCAATTGTCTTTACTGCTGGTATAGGTGAAAATGGTATTGAGATTAGAGAGCAGATTTTAAAGGGATTAGAGTATCTAGGAGTTAAGTTAGATACAGAAAAGAATGATATTAGAGGAAAAGAGCAGGTTATTTCTATGGATGATTCTGAAACTAAAGCTATGGTTATTCCTACTAATGAAGAATTAATGATTGCTCGAGACACAAAGAGGTTAGTTACTATTTAA
- the pta gene encoding phosphate acetyltransferase produces the protein MGFVTEIREKAKVAGKTIVLPEGVEPRMIKATPKILEEGLADVILLGDETKLQKLAEDEGVDISGAKIINPETSEKLDEFSKAYYELRKHKGISEEEATEQMKAPLYFGAMLVKKGVAHGMVAGALNTTADVLRPVIRIIGTADDVSVVSGSFLMIVPDCEYGSNGKMLFADSGVFPEGDSEELAELAISSAETFEALTGEEPIVAMLSFSTKGSAEHPLVEKMRKAAEICKEKAPNLQVDGEMQADAALVPEIGVKKAPDSNVAGKANVLIFPDLNGGNIAYKLVQRLAKADAFGPLIQGTSLPANDLSRGCSVDDIVTVTAITAVQAAFKEE, from the coding sequence ATGGGGTTTGTAACTGAAATCAGAGAAAAAGCTAAAGTAGCAGGGAAAACTATAGTGCTTCCAGAAGGTGTAGAGCCGAGAATGATCAAAGCTACACCGAAAATTTTAGAAGAAGGCTTAGCTGATGTTATTCTGTTGGGGGATGAAACAAAATTACAGAAGTTAGCTGAAGATGAAGGAGTAGATATTTCTGGTGCAAAGATAATTAATCCAGAGACATCTGAAAAATTAGACGAATTTAGTAAGGCTTACTACGAATTGCGTAAGCATAAAGGGATTTCTGAGGAAGAGGCTACTGAACAGATGAAAGCCCCGCTTTATTTTGGAGCAATGCTTGTAAAAAAAGGAGTAGCTCATGGTATGGTAGCCGGTGCGTTAAATACTACAGCTGATGTTTTACGACCAGTAATTAGGATTATCGGAACTGCTGATGATGTTTCAGTAGTTTCTGGTTCTTTCTTAATGATTGTACCAGATTGTGAATACGGTTCTAATGGTAAAATGTTATTTGCAGATAGTGGTGTATTTCCTGAAGGGGATTCAGAAGAGTTAGCAGAATTAGCTATTTCATCTGCAGAAACTTTTGAGGCATTAACAGGTGAAGAACCAATTGTTGCTATGTTATCTTTCTCTACTAAAGGGAGTGCTGAACATCCATTAGTAGAAAAAATGAGAAAAGCAGCTGAAATTTGTAAAGAAAAAGCACCTAATTTACAAGTTGATGGTGAAATGCAAGCAGATGCTGCTTTAGTACCAGAGATTGGAGTTAAAAAGGCACCAGATAGTAATGTAGCAGGTAAAGCAAATGTATTAATCTTCCCGGATTTAAATGGCGGTAATATTGCATATAAGCTAGTACAAAGGTTAGCTAAGGCAGATGCATTTGGGCCATTAATTCAAGGGACATCTTTACCGGCAAATGACTTATCTAGAGGTTGTAGTGTAGATGATATTGTAACAGTGACAGCTATTACTGCAGTGCAGGCAGCTTTTAAAGAAGAGTAA
- a CDS encoding ATP-dependent nuclease → MRMKRIEIENFRIYGSKKVFKPNNPLILIGENDSGKSTLSYALEIFFSNYNIPHKKKDFHKLDTSKNILIAITFTDLSFKFKKKFNEYIANEEIIIVKEYGYNEELKKFKKVITYFKYEDFKSDALHGNELRVLQHFLSEHIIIPAERRLSTEARLKGSNLMRRLLDPLIDDASQQIKCFKKQALLTIKAEVQKRTKNLKQILLEANPTIQDLNVNPDIDFTKGIDLNFEVIDNINELPIPIEEKASSSKSSFIMALFKLYAKEGINSDKDYIFSFEEPEIYLHPRAQRELLNALKDVAAQGNQVFIITNSTIFVDQENIENITVFRRLEDNYDIKVISLEENKNMLSNIIEEINLKNSDFLFAEKILLVEGKTELEALPIFLEDRGVDFCNNGIKIMNLNRDDILDETFLNLCNDLGIEIMLLLNSDSKDRINELVNYNYIDKSLIISYRNGGFEDLFNRALIVKSFKKIYSEHEEVQNADFTDFLNINKYNTIDDLELFLDESRLSKKGFRLDRSELGKEIGKTYCQKNYRIVSVESIIDKIINFFTS, encoded by the coding sequence ATGAGAATGAAAAGGATAGAGATTGAGAATTTTAGAATTTATGGCAGTAAGAAAGTCTTTAAGCCTAATAATCCTTTAATCTTAATTGGTGAGAATGATTCAGGCAAATCAACCTTATCGTATGCTTTAGAGATCTTTTTTAGTAATTATAATATCCCTCATAAGAAAAAAGACTTTCATAAATTGGATACTAGTAAAAATATTTTAATTGCGATTACTTTTACGGATTTAAGCTTTAAATTTAAGAAAAAGTTCAATGAGTATATAGCAAATGAAGAAATCATAATAGTTAAAGAGTATGGATATAATGAAGAGTTAAAGAAATTTAAGAAAGTAATTACGTACTTTAAATATGAAGATTTCAAATCTGATGCTCTCCATGGTAATGAATTAAGAGTTTTACAACATTTCTTATCTGAACATATTATAATACCTGCGGAACGTAGGTTAAGTACTGAAGCTAGGCTTAAAGGATCAAACTTAATGAGAAGATTATTAGACCCTTTAATTGATGATGCTAGTCAGCAGATAAAATGTTTTAAGAAACAAGCCTTATTAACGATTAAAGCTGAGGTTCAAAAGAGAACTAAGAATTTAAAACAAATATTATTAGAAGCTAATCCTACTATTCAAGACTTAAATGTCAATCCAGATATAGATTTTACTAAAGGGATAGATCTCAACTTTGAAGTAATTGATAATATTAATGAATTACCAATTCCTATTGAAGAAAAGGCGAGTAGTTCAAAGAGTTCATTTATTATGGCTCTATTCAAGTTATATGCTAAAGAAGGAATTAATAGTGATAAAGATTATATCTTTTCTTTCGAAGAACCAGAGATTTATTTACATCCTCGAGCACAAAGGGAATTATTGAATGCTTTAAAAGATGTTGCTGCTCAAGGTAATCAAGTCTTTATCATAACTAATTCTACTATTTTTGTTGACCAAGAGAATATAGAAAATATTACAGTTTTTAGGCGTTTAGAAGATAATTATGATATTAAAGTGATTAGCTTAGAAGAAAACAAGAATATGTTAAGCAATATAATAGAAGAAATTAATCTTAAAAATAGTGATTTTCTTTTTGCAGAGAAGATCTTATTAGTTGAAGGTAAGACGGAGTTAGAAGCACTTCCAATATTTTTAGAAGATAGAGGAGTTGACTTTTGTAATAACGGCATTAAAATCATGAACTTAAATAGGGATGATATTTTAGATGAAACTTTTTTAAATTTATGTAATGATTTAGGTATAGAAATCATGCTTCTTCTAAATAGTGATTCTAAGGATAGAATTAATGAATTAGTAAATTATAATTATATTGATAAAAGTTTAATCATTTCTTATAGGAATGGTGGGTTTGAAGATTTATTTAATAGAGCTTTAATCGTTAAAAGTTTCAAGAAAATATATTCTGAGCATGAGGAAGTTCAAAATGCAGATTTTACCGATTTTTTAAATATTAATAAATATAATACGATAGATGATTTAGAACTCTTTTTAGATGAATCTAGATTATCTAAGAAAGGCTTTAGGCTCGATAGAAGTGAATTAGGCAAGGAAATAGGTAAAACATATTGCCAAAAAAATTATCGAATAGTAAGTGTAGAGAGTATAATAGATAAAATTATAAATTTTTTCACTTCATAA
- a CDS encoding cold-shock protein, with translation MKEQGNVKWFDGQKGYGFIERAEGDDVFVHFSAIEEEGFKNLEEGESVEFEVVEGDRGPQAENVVKL, from the coding sequence ATGAAAGAACAAGGTAATGTTAAGTGGTTTGATGGGCAAAAAGGTTATGGATTTATTGAGAGAGCAGAAGGAGACGATGTATTCGTACATTTTTCTGCAATCGAAGAAGAAGGATTTAAGAACTTAGAAGAAGGCGAATCAGTAGAGTTTGAAGTTGTTGAGGGAGATCGTGGACCTCAAGCTGAAAATGTCGTTAAACTATAA
- a CDS encoding cold-shock protein, with translation MKEQGNVKWFDGQKGYGFIERAEGDDVFVHFSAIEEEGFKNLEEGESVEFEVVEGDRGPQAENVVKL, from the coding sequence ATGAAAGAACAAGGTAATGTTAAGTGGTTTGATGGGCAAAAAGGTTATGGCTTTATTGAGAGAGCAGAAGGAGACGATGTATTCGTACATTTTTCTGCAATCGAAGAAGAAGGATTTAAGAACTTAGAAGAAGGCGAATCAGTAGAGTTTGAAGTTGTTGAGGGAGATCGTGGACCTCAAGCTGAAAATGTCGTTAAACTATAA
- a CDS encoding cold-shock protein — protein MKEQGNVKWFDGQKGYGFIERTEGDDVFVHFSAIEEEGFKNLEEGESVEFEVVEGDRGPQAENVVKL, from the coding sequence ATGAAAGAACAAGGTAATGTTAAGTGGTTTGACGGACAAAAAGGTTATGGCTTTATTGAGAGAACAGAAGGAGACGATGTATTCGTACATTTTTCTGCAATCGAAGAAGAAGGATTTAAGAACTTAGAAGAAGGCGAATCAGTAGAGTTTGAAGTTGTTGAGGGAGATCGTGGACCTCAAGCTGAAAATGTCGTTAAACTATAA
- a CDS encoding methyl-accepting chemotaxis protein, producing the protein MNLSKLRNLSIKKKLVVLFLLIGILFIVITGSVGYFELDNLEQETLKTTSKDLRVQLKNSIDAKEKVWLTNSLQIASNPIIKEAMAKGDRQACITMLNKYSQTFKENTGFNNIKVHLIDNQLNSFVKSWNKNSFGESLVYSDAYQKVKNSKEPMVVTEESPKGLRLKALFPVYYQQKFVGMVNFEGGLNSIKRTLKPNKIDFLYLLKDDYLDIAKGINNKTKIAGYTLSQKDVNQEFLSEVTNNLNLEKALQNYTFTDNYLVTAQKIKTVGGEEVGVYLLGQNKDIVMEAVNDSKNIVYVTYLSFFIVFILLVVVIFWFINKNINEPLSSLIDSVKKFTDGNLKEEINLNRKDEIGLLGTKLEEMRKNLKEVIGEIFKGTEDLSAYSEELSASAQEGNATIETTNDLVEDISASIEEISASAEEITSFAQESNAKTETGSKNIKETLNSIDEINQSTSEAVEIINELDNTSKEIDKIVEMITDIAEQTNLLALNASIEAARAGEAGEGFAVVAEEIRELAEGTNDATNEIANLINKTQNKADDGLKAIKEVHEKATKGQRNAKETKEIFTEIQGASEETAVQIKQTASATQDLAEKSEQVSSNTDGIQNMSNEVTNSSQELAKMAQELQELVSRFKL; encoded by the coding sequence ATGAATTTGAGTAAATTAAGAAACCTAAGTATTAAGAAAAAGTTGGTGGTTCTATTTTTATTAATAGGTATTCTGTTTATTGTTATAACTGGTTCAGTCGGATATTTTGAGCTTGATAATTTAGAACAAGAAACTTTAAAAACAACTAGTAAAGATTTAAGGGTTCAACTAAAGAATTCTATTGATGCTAAAGAAAAGGTGTGGCTGACAAATTCTTTACAGATAGCAAGTAATCCTATTATTAAAGAAGCAATGGCTAAAGGAGATAGACAAGCTTGTATAACGATGTTAAATAAATATAGTCAAACTTTTAAAGAGAATACTGGATTTAATAATATTAAGGTGCATTTGATTGATAATCAATTAAATTCTTTTGTGAAATCATGGAATAAGAATAGTTTTGGAGAGAGTCTTGTTTATTCAGACGCTTATCAAAAAGTGAAGAATTCTAAAGAACCTATGGTAGTAACTGAAGAGTCACCTAAAGGATTGAGGTTAAAAGCGTTATTTCCTGTATATTATCAGCAGAAATTTGTAGGAATGGTCAATTTTGAGGGAGGACTTAATTCAATTAAAAGGACATTAAAACCTAATAAGATTGATTTCTTATATCTTTTAAAAGATGACTATTTAGATATAGCTAAAGGTATAAATAATAAAACTAAAATTGCTGGATATACACTAAGTCAAAAGGATGTTAATCAAGAATTTCTATCTGAAGTAACTAATAATTTAAATTTAGAAAAAGCGCTACAAAACTATACTTTTACCGATAATTATTTAGTAACTGCACAAAAGATTAAGACTGTTGGTGGAGAAGAAGTTGGTGTCTATCTTTTAGGACAAAACAAAGATATTGTAATGGAAGCAGTAAATGATAGTAAAAATATCGTCTATGTAACTTATCTTTCTTTCTTCATTGTCTTTATTCTATTAGTAGTTGTTATATTCTGGTTTATAAATAAAAATATAAATGAGCCATTAAGTTCATTAATTGATAGTGTGAAAAAATTTACTGATGGTAATTTAAAAGAAGAGATCAATCTTAACCGGAAAGATGAAATCGGATTATTAGGAACAAAACTTGAAGAAATGAGAAAAAATTTAAAAGAAGTAATTGGGGAGATTTTCAAAGGAACAGAAGATTTATCAGCTTATAGTGAAGAATTATCAGCCTCTGCCCAAGAAGGGAATGCAACTATAGAGACTACCAATGATTTAGTAGAGGATATATCAGCTAGTATAGAAGAAATATCCGCCAGTGCTGAAGAAATAACTAGTTTTGCTCAAGAATCTAACGCTAAAACCGAAACAGGTAGTAAGAATATAAAAGAGACTTTAAATAGTATTGATGAAATTAACCAATCTACTAGTGAAGCAGTAGAAATAATTAATGAATTAGATAATACTTCCAAGGAAATAGATAAAATAGTTGAAATGATTACTGATATAGCTGAACAAACTAATTTATTAGCTTTAAATGCTTCTATTGAAGCGGCTCGAGCTGGTGAAGCTGGGGAAGGGTTTGCTGTAGTAGCAGAAGAAATTAGAGAACTAGCAGAAGGAACTAACGATGCTACAAATGAGATTGCAAATTTAATTAATAAGACTCAAAATAAAGCCGATGATGGTCTTAAAGCAATTAAAGAAGTACATGAAAAAGCAACCAAAGGACAGAGAAATGCTAAAGAAACCAAAGAAATATTTACTGAAATTCAAGGTGCAAGTGAAGAGACAGCAGTTCAGATTAAACAGACTGCCAGTGCTACGCAAGATTTAGCTGAAAAAAGTGAGCAAGTAAGTTCTAACACAGATGGTATACAAAATATGTCTAATGAAGTCACGAATTCTTCGCAAGAACTAGCCAAAATGGCTCAGGAATTGCAAGAATTAGTTAGTAGATTCAAATTATAA
- a CDS encoding cyclase family protein → MKVIDLTKSIHTKMQVYPGDPEVSVEVVHTYEENDWLLRKLTMGSHTGTHVDAFSHMDKEGETLDDIPLNRFCGKAQAVAIDFN, encoded by the coding sequence ATGAAAGTAATTGATTTAACTAAATCAATACATACTAAAATGCAGGTTTATCCTGGTGATCCAGAAGTATCAGTAGAAGTAGTTCATACTTACGAAGAAAATGATTGGTTATTACGAAAGCTTACTATGGGATCTCATACAGGGACTCATGTAGATGCATTTTCTCATATGGATAAAGAGGGAGAAACCTTAGATGACATACCATTAAATCGTTTTTGTGGTAAAGCTCAAGCTGTAGCAATTGACTTTAACTAA
- a CDS encoding class I SAM-dependent methyltransferase: MKEGQSIEKEALNKQGQHWENTFTKKTNMFGVEPSIPAQKAAKLFKKEGKKKILELGGGQGRDTIFFAQNGFEVYVLDYCESGVEAINKKAEEMGLSELINASCHDVRDSLPFADEVFDCCYSHMLYCMALTTSELEFLSDEVKRVLKPGGFNVYTARNTNDSDYGTGIHRGEDMYEVGGFIVHFFSKEKVEHLAKGFKIVDIDEFDEGSLPRKLFQVTLKKK, encoded by the coding sequence ATGAAAGAAGGTCAATCAATAGAAAAAGAAGCTTTAAATAAACAAGGTCAGCATTGGGAAAATACGTTTACCAAAAAAACTAATATGTTTGGTGTAGAACCGAGTATTCCTGCCCAAAAAGCCGCAAAATTATTTAAAAAAGAAGGAAAAAAGAAGATTCTTGAGCTTGGTGGTGGACAAGGGAGAGATACTATTTTCTTTGCTCAAAATGGCTTTGAGGTTTATGTATTAGATTATTGTGAAAGTGGAGTTGAGGCAATAAATAAAAAAGCAGAGGAAATGGGTTTATCTGAATTAATTAATGCAAGTTGTCATGATGTTAGAGATTCACTTCCTTTTGCAGATGAGGTCTTTGATTGTTGTTATTCTCATATGTTGTATTGTATGGCTCTTACCACTTCGGAATTAGAATTTCTTTCAGATGAGGTTAAACGGGTATTAAAACCAGGTGGATTTAATGTATATACAGCTAGAAATACAAATGATTCTGACTATGGAACAGGAATTCATCGTGGAGAAGATATGTATGAAGTAGGTGGGTTTATTGTTCATTTCTTTAGTAAAGAAAAAGTAGAACATTTAGCAAAAGGATTCAAAATAGTTGATATTGATGAATTTGATGAGGGAAGTCTTCCTAGAAAATTATTTCAAGTAACGCTTAAAAAGAAGTAA